Genomic window (Streptomyces cadmiisoli):
CGCCGCGGACGCGCTGGCCGGTGCCGGAGCGCATGTCGTCCTCGCCGTGCGGGACCCGGAGCGCGGCCGGGCGGCGGCCGCGACGATGCGCGGCAGCACCGAGGTCCGCCGCCTCGACCTGGCCGACCTGGCCTCGGTCCGCGCGTTCGCGGACGGCTGGGCGGCACGGCCGCTGGACCTGCTGATCAACAACGCGGGTGTGATGATGCTCCCGGAGCTGCGGACGAAGGACGGCTTCGAGATGCAGTTCGGCACCAACCACATGGGCCACTTCGCCCTGACGAACCTGCTGCTGCCGTACGTCACCGACCGCGTGGTGACCGTGTCCTCGGGCGCCCACCGGCTCGGCGACGGCGCGATCCGGTTCGACGACCCGAATCTGACGACGGATTACACGCCGACGCGCGCCTACGCCCAGTCCAAGCTGGCCAATCTGCTGTTCACCCTGGAGCTCCAGCGGCTTCTCGCGCGGTCCGGCTCCTCGGTCCGGGCGCTGGCCGCCCACCCCGGTTACGCGGCGACCAACCTGCAGAGCCATGCCGCCAGTCGTGTCGGCCGGCTGGCCATGAGCCTCGGCAACCGCCTGATCGCCCAGGACGACCGGGCCGGCGCCCTGCCGACGCTGTACGCGGCGGTCCAGGACCTGCCGGGTGCCGGTTACGTCGGGCCGGACGGCCTGGGCGAGATGCGCGGCGCGCC
Coding sequences:
- a CDS encoding oxidoreductase; translated protein: MAIRSKPARPAKWNTSRLPDLTGRTAVVTGANSGIGLAAADALAGAGAHVVLAVRDPERGRAAAATMRGSTEVRRLDLADLASVRAFADGWAARPLDLLINNAGVMMLPELRTKDGFEMQFGTNHMGHFALTNLLLPYVTDRVVTVSSGAHRLGDGAIRFDDPNLTTDYTPTRAYAQSKLANLLFTLELQRLLARSGSSVRALAAHPGYAATNLQSHAASRVGRLAMSLGNRLIAQDDRAGALPTLYAAVQDLPGAGYVGPDGLGEMRGAPTLVSRSAAASDPVAARRLWALSQELTGVRFPLGAASGAA